The window gtttattgtACTTCGTATACAttgtatattgtttaaataattataaaattatcacaaatattaattgtttaattgtaGACGTTTGGAAAGACAAAACTTCTATGTTtcctcgtaaaaaaagaaacaaaaaagaccATCAAAGTAAATCGAACGTTTGCTTTTGTTGGAATCTACAACTCGAAGATCAAAATTTAACTGTActtaaatttcaaattgaaattaCTTTATACTTTATACTTATTACGAGCTGTATAATGTTTAAACAAATGTAAACtgttgtttaaatattagtttattgtATTCCGtgtacattatatatcgtttaaacaattataaaattattcaaaaattaagTAGCATGAATAACTGAACACGAATTTGCTTATTTTTACCATagaattatcattaaaatgcCAGAGTAAGTTACTGTGACTTCTCCATATAAGTATGTCAAAACGGGTTTCCTTGCGTTTTGAACGGATCAGAAAATTTGACCACTTTAGGCATACAAACAATGAAGAAATCGTCTACTTCACGGAAATAAAACACACGccattatatagttatataccAGTACTGGAGGTaataactttttctcttttgtctcaAAGTTCAATGTGCATCACTCTACAAAActtttttcacaaaaaaatgtaaaaaatagcGTTTATGCCAACAGCGAGTTCACGCATAATTCTTGAACAATTTTAATGaacaaattctctttttttttcaaagaaaataaagttttctcAAAAGTTCGAAAAACCGTGTCCTCGCTTgaactttcatttttaaaatgagacGTTGTTCATTAAAATCGTTCATTAAAATCAACTAGGGTTGATGAACAGCCTTAAGTATCGTCAAGTTTCGTTTAAAAACATTTCTACAATCCCCGTTTAATCTCTGTTCAGCgaaatctatttaatttttattccgtTCAAGTGCTAATATAAGTattcataagaaaaataagcaaaAATCCCGTCGtagttgaaaaaaattgaaaaataccAGCAGAACGGCGTGAACTTTTGTGCCATCTTGCTCTTTCTCGTGGCAAAACTTCACTGACCGTAACGTAAAGTAGCGTCCCTCCTGCTAATCCTTGCAAAATTGGTAGCAATACTTTAGACCATGATGCATTTTGCTGCGtaaaaatttccatttaaaatttcattaaaatttctaatgatttatttaatttcatcaaaAACATATGCATCACTTACCTCTGACGTAAACATACCAATTCCTATACCTATGACCGAACTAATGGCAAATACAAAACTCGCTACAGCAAGTTTGCACGTGGAACTACCCATACCCACTAATTCCAAACCCATACAAAATCCAACGATAAACTTATGAGATGCCACGGCCAGTAAGAAAAGCAGAatctgtaattaattaaaaataagatttttattatgcCGTTAAAAGTTACGAAATGCGATGCTTAATCGGACCAGCGATTCTATACGACAACTAAAAGCATAACCGATTTGTCAAaatttaaaatcgaatcgGTTAACGGAACTAAACTTGAATCGTTTATGCAGAATATAAcgattataagagaaaaaagaaaaattcccCTTGATAAAAAACTTTAACAAATTTACATGAAAgtcaaaatttaaaataatcttacgAACCTCAGCCGGCTTTTTTTGCAAACCAATAGCTAATCCCTCCAAGATCGAATGAATGGTGAGTGCTAGTAAAAGACCTGCAGGGCCCACCTTGGTATCCAAGCAAGGTTCCGTGTGAGAGCCGTGACATAAAAATGTCAGCTCCTCGTTGTAATAGGAGGCAGGCGCGTTTGGTGCGTATTGCATCGATCCATAATAATTTGATCTCCAGTTGGGATATTCATTATTCTCATGCAAATTCGATTGATACGCCATTGACATTTTAGTTTCATTCGGGCAAACTCTTCTCACGTTTTGGTTGTAACCAAACTGTTCAGAATGGGGGCGTCGATATTCTCTATAATCAAGATTCCATTTGGATAATTGCCCATTGATGCATCATTGTAGGGGATTCAGAGTAAACATTGTCTTATCGCAATGCTATCAATTACTTTGAAAGCTTTTCTCAAATAATAAGAGATAAGAGAAAtagtattacaaaattaaaaacgtaaaataaaagatcctAAATGTTTTTcccttcgaaaataaaatcattaaaatctttttgagTTAACGTGTACTCTGGTCGATactattttcgtttcgtttcgtttcatttcgtttcgtttcgtttcgtttagcAAACATGACAGCTTTTTTAACACCACAAAGGCCGATCAACCGAGCGCATGCGCATCTTAAGACACTCGATAATGcgtttatcttttaaacgaattttccGAACAATTTGATGCTTCAAAGTCGACCAAATATAGCGACCAACAGAATCGATTACgctaaagataaaagataccGCTGTGCTCGAGACACGAATGTATTTTTCTCAACATCacttctatttttatcgtcgGATGTGCTAAACCCGAGCTATCGATCTTCGGttcgtttgtatgtatatcaatttattaacaCAAACCATTTGCGGTTTGAAAAGATAACgtgaataagaataaaacacAACGCggaacaagaaaatataaatgaaaagaaaatgtaaaccTATTATAAAACAACATTTATCCTGTTTACTTACTAACACATCAAGACTTATAATACATAAGTGCATctcgattgaaaaaataattagaattgaAAGCCTCATAATTTGCAAAAGATATACAATTTGATATGATAAAGATGTTCATCTTCGTATACCTACCCACGATCTTGGAAGTTTCTGTTTCTGCTTCCGTGTTCATGATCGTGCGAGTTCGTGGAGTGATCGATATCGCTACCCCAAAAATAATGAACACATTCGTCAACGAAATAGAGTAAAAGAAATCCGCAAGAAATGACGAGTTCTCCGTATTTCGGTAGGGACTCTCTTACTTCTGGCAGCATGTGAAGTATCGAGGTAGCTAATAAGACTCCTCCACCGAAACAAAGTATACAGGAGAGAAATAACTTCTGTTGGAAATCTCGTACACGTGAAACGAAACACGCTGGCGCAATACTCACGACAAAACTCCCGATGCCGATGGTGAGTATTGACGCAATTTTCACTTGTGTCGCGGTCacgtacatttcttttttgttcaagTGCACCTTTAAGCGTCTCTTATAAACTGTACGCTATAATCAGaagattcttcttcgtctacTTATTTGTCGTTAATCTACTGAACACGATAAGATCGATACTCGAAAGATATCgcaaaataaaacgaagaaaataatcgtctACATAAATCAATGTCCACTTTAATAGAAATGTACCATCCAAAAGGATTATTTATATGAACTTCGaatgttgaaaataatagaacagaactttcaataaatttttcaaaacaagTCAAACCAATTctctataatttattcttttgttaaatttcctatcgatgaattaatattacaggtaatacatttttcaaaaggaaatgattctttattttctcttcgtatagATAAATTATGATCATAATTCCTCTGTTTTCATctgatttttgtttcattatttttttaattaattaattaaatgcaaACATTTAAAGACGGGAATTTAAACTCAGCTAAATACATTCGATTTGCAATTCAATCAATCTTACGTAaagcaatataataattatccatTGATTTACAactattattgaattaatttgtcatatttaatatttgcaattaaaacgaatttaataattatgtatttggtgagctttaaagaaaatagaagctTTTAGTTCTAATTTCCGCTAATGTTAGCGCTATAATCCATTTCTGTTTGGTTATCGGTAATATAGAACGCGAtacaaatatgataaaaagttGAAGGTTATCGACAAGATTTTTTCTGGAATAATAACATCATAAAAATAGCTATGTCAAAGAACGAATgcatgtgtattttttttggtatgtcataaaaaatgataaatgtatataatttagattaaattcataaaatacaCTATATCATCAAAAACATTGATTGACATAAATGAAATCAACGTTAATAAGTCGTTTGTTAAATGATGCTAATATGTGCTTTTACCatctatattaaaattcatagaTCATTTGTATTTACTCGATGT is drawn from Vespula pensylvanica isolate Volc-1 chromosome 10, ASM1446617v1, whole genome shotgun sequence and contains these coding sequences:
- the LOC122632453 gene encoding uncharacterized protein LOC122632453; its protein translation is MYVTATQVKIASILTIGIGSFVVSIAPACFVSRVRDFQQKLFLSCILCFGGGVLLATSILHMLPEVRESLPKYGELVISCGFLLLYFVDECVHYFWGSDIDHSTNSHDHEHGSRNRNFQDRGEYRRPHSEQFGYNQNVRRVCPNETKMSMAYQSNLHENNEYPNWRSNYYGSMQYAPNAPASYYNEELTFLCHGSHTEPCLDTKVGPAGLLLALTIHSILEGLAIGLQKKPAEILLFLLAVASHKFIVGFCMGLELVGMGSSTCKLAVASFVFAISSVIGIGIGMFTSEQNASWSKVLLPILQGLAGGTLLYVTVSEVLPRERARWHKSSRRSAGIFQFFSTTTGFLLIFLMNTYIST